GCTTCGGGATGCTCCGTAATCTCGCCCAGCAACTGCGGAATCTCCCAGTTCTGCGGGAAAGGACGTATGTCGAGCCCGCCGCTCGTGCTGCCTGCGGCACCGAACAGCCCCTTGTGCTTTATGGCGAGCGACATGGCCCCGAAACCGCCCATGCTCAGGCCCGTGATCGCGCGTCCCGAGCGGTCACGGACTACGGGATAACGCGCTTCGACGGCGGGCAGCAACTCGCGTATCATGAAGGTTTCGTAGAGGCTCTTCTCACGCACCTTGCTGTCGAGGTACCAACTGTTCCCCACGCCGGGACAGATGAAGGCGATCCTCTCGCGGTCGGCGATTGCGGGCAGCGAAGGCTTGATCTTCAGCCATGCCGTCTCATCGCCCGAGTAGCCGTGCAGCAGGTAGACCACCGGACAGGGCTCAGCGGCGGATGCGCCCTCGGGCACGATCGCCACGACGGGTACGTCACGATCCATCGAGGGACTGTGCACGGCAAGCGTGTCGACCGTAGCCGCAGAAACGACCCGCACCGCCAGCAACAGCAAAAAAGTAAAAATAAAAATCCGTTTCATGGTATATGGGTTTAGTGAAGGCAAAAATACGAAAAAAACGTATCTTTGCCATATGCTAACGGAATTCATCCGATACCTCAGCGCCGAACGGCGTTACTCCCCGCTCACCGTCCGCAATTACAAACACGACGTCGGGCAGTTCCTGGCATGGCTGGATTTCGACGAGGCGCGCTCCGACCCGCGCAGCATCACCACAGACCAAGTGCGCGAATGGATCATCCACCGCACGGAGGAAGGCAAGATCGGCGCGGCGTCGATGAACCGCGAAATCGCCTCAATCCGCACCCTCTTCCGGTGGCTGCTCCGCACGGGGGCCATCGAAAAAGACATCTGCCGAACAATCCCCTCGCTCAAGACCTCGCGCCGCCTGCCGGCCTTCATCCCCGAGAGCCGCATGACGGCCATCGTCAGCGAATGCGAAGAGGCGGACGGGGATTTCGAAACGGCACGCAACTCGCTCGTCATCCTGATGTTCTACGCCTGCGGCCTGCGCCTTGCCGAGCTGGTCGGCATCGACCGCGACGACTTCTCGGCCGACTACGCCTCGCTGCGGGTACGGGGCAAGGGAGACAAGCAGCGGATGGTACCGATCCTCGAATTCGTACGCGAAAAGATTTTAAGTTACCTCGACCTAATTGCGAGGCAAAATATTTGCAATTCTGAGGAAAAAGCACTATTTTTAACACACAAAGGAAAGCGCATATCGCGGAGCGTCGTTTACCGCATGGTACGGGCGGAACTGACCCGTGCGGGCGTACAGGGCAAGAAAAGCCCCCATGTGCTCCGCCATACGTTTGCGACGCACCTGCTGAACGGCGGAGCCGATATGCGCGAGATCCAGGAGCTTCTGGGACACGCTTCGTTACAGGCCACGCAGGTCTATACGCACAACAGCATCGCCAGGCTCCGGGAGATATACGCAAAGGCCCATCCCCGGGAAAAGGGAGGGAAGTGATTAACTTTTATAAACTGTAAGGCTATGAACGTACAGATTCAATCCGTGAAATTCGACGCCGACAAACGGCTGGTCGAATTCGTCGAGAACAAGATGGACAAACTCGACCGCTTCGCAGAGCGTTCGACGGGTGCCGAGGTCATTCTCAGACTCGATAAAGACTTTGAAAAGGGAAACAAGATAGCAACGGTCACACTCCACATGCCGGGCGAAGACCTGGTGGCATGCCACCAGTCCAGATCGTTCGAAGAATCGGTGGACGAGGCGATCGATGCCATCAAGCGCCAGCTGGACAAATTCAAAGGCAAACTGGAAAAGTAACCCCACCAACCAACCAATAACCTAAAACGAAGCCGCAGCCGCCCCTCATGAGGCGGCTGCGGTAATTTTCAGCCCGGCGGTTTGCAGCGGGCGCAACTCCGGCTGACGGGTTCCTGCTGACGATTTCCGCCCGGCGGCATGCCGTCCTGCACTTTCTGCCGGCTTGTCTTAGAGAGCCTCCGGCCCGGCTGTTCATCAGCGGCAACATACCGCCGTCTCTCCCAGATGCCCGCCCGGCAATTTCCGACCGGCGGCTTCCTGCTCCGGCAATTTGCCAGCCCCGGCCGACTGTCCTGCACCGCCCCCCCCACACAAGACTGCAAACGGACGGCAGCCGGAAACAGGAAACGGCCGCACTTGCGTGCGGCCGTTCGGAAGCCTTGTAGTGGATAGGGGATTCGAACCCCTATGTCGTGCGTGAGAGGCACGTATCCTAACCCTTAGATGAATCCACCGTGTCGGTTTTGTGGTGCAAAGATAACGCCTTCTTTGAAAACTGCAAAATTTTCCTGCAAAAACTATGATTTTTTTTCATAATGCACACAGCTACACGCATTTTAGCTATCTTTACACGAAATACAACACGTCCCGACAAATGAAACGCATCAAAACAGCAATCCTGCTCGCAACAGCAGCGGTGGCAGTCACGGCCTGCAACAGGAAGCCCGTCGTTCCGGAATTCGGCATGTTGCCGATCGACACGCTGCTCGGCACACAAGACAACGGCTGCAACATAGAATACCGCTTTGCCACGATCGGCAATGCCGGAAAATCGGCGGCACTGGAGGCCATCGAAAAAGCGAATATCGAATATTTCTTCGAGTTGGAGGAGTTCGCCGGTACGGCACGCCAGGCCGCGGACTCGGCCATCCTGCAGGTCGCCGCGGACATCGTACTGCCCGAAGGGATGTCACAGGGCATAGGCGCCTACGAAATCTCCGTCGAAAGCGAAGGCTCCGTGCAGGACACGCTCGTTACCTACTCGATCTCCCGGTGGAGTTTCACGGGCGGAGCGCACGGCATGTACGGCATCGAATACCATACCTATTCGATCACAGACGGATACGAACTCTCGCTGGCAGACCTGTTCACGGCCCCGCAATTGCTCGGCATGGAGAAACTGCTCCGCGAGAAACTCTACGCCCAATACGGGACGGACAACGACGAAGGGCTGGCCGAACAGGGCTTCTTCCCGGAATACATCGCCCTGACGGAAAATTTCCAGATCACTCCCGAAGGCATCACCTTCTATTACAACCCTTACGCGATCGGATGCTATGCACTCGGGGCCGTCGAAGTGGCGATAGGCCGCGAGGAGCTGG
This Alistipes onderdonkii DNA region includes the following protein-coding sequences:
- a CDS encoding RsiV family protein yields the protein MKRIKTAILLATAAVAVTACNRKPVVPEFGMLPIDTLLGTQDNGCNIEYRFATIGNAGKSAALEAIEKANIEYFFELEEFAGTARQAADSAILQVAADIVLPEGMSQGIGAYEISVESEGSVQDTLVTYSISRWSFTGGAHGMYGIEYHTYSITDGYELSLADLFTAPQLLGMEKLLREKLYAQYGTDNDEGLAEQGFFPEYIALTENFQITPEGITFYYNPYAIGCYALGAVEVAIGREELEQF
- a CDS encoding alpha/beta hydrolase, with the protein product MKRIFIFTFLLLLAVRVVSAATVDTLAVHSPSMDRDVPVVAIVPEGASAAEPCPVVYLLHGYSGDETAWLKIKPSLPAIADRERIAFICPGVGNSWYLDSKVREKSLYETFMIRELLPAVEARYPVVRDRSGRAITGLSMGGFGAMSLAIKHKGLFGAAGSTSGGLDIRPFPQNWEIPQLLGEITEHPEAWEEATPINLIPQLGNGDLAIVFDCGYDDFFFEVNNDFHDELLRRGIMHDFYVRPGGHTGAYWGNAIDFQIVFFRNFFAKAN
- the hpf gene encoding ribosome hibernation-promoting factor, HPF/YfiA family, which codes for MNVQIQSVKFDADKRLVEFVENKMDKLDRFAERSTGAEVILRLDKDFEKGNKIATVTLHMPGEDLVACHQSRSFEESVDEAIDAIKRQLDKFKGKLEK
- a CDS encoding tyrosine-type recombinase/integrase; translated protein: MLTEFIRYLSAERRYSPLTVRNYKHDVGQFLAWLDFDEARSDPRSITTDQVREWIIHRTEEGKIGAASMNREIASIRTLFRWLLRTGAIEKDICRTIPSLKTSRRLPAFIPESRMTAIVSECEEADGDFETARNSLVILMFYACGLRLAELVGIDRDDFSADYASLRVRGKGDKQRMVPILEFVREKILSYLDLIARQNICNSEEKALFLTHKGKRISRSVVYRMVRAELTRAGVQGKKSPHVLRHTFATHLLNGGADMREIQELLGHASLQATQVYTHNSIARLREIYAKAHPREKGGK